From a single Candidatus Omnitrophota bacterium genomic region:
- a CDS encoding glycosyltransferase family 9 protein, with protein sequence MGEITSVLSIFNNYRLEYKSHTYLVGHYLNLLKFLGIGQPSEEKEVFIKPEEEKKALDFLTQNNLNTDDLLIGISPVPGNKIKQWDLSKFASLADLLAEKLGSKIIFTGSADDSVQIKEVQRMMRNGSVNGSGLFKLYELPALLKMMKLFISVDSGPLYIANALKVPVVDIGGCYDIREQTPSGSGCRVLQKNTNSSLAYSTVVSPSSECRNWFSRQLQEITTEEVFEAAKFLLS encoded by the coding sequence ATGGGAGAGATAACGAGCGTGCTCTCTATTTTCAATAATTATCGCCTGGAATATAAAAGCCACACATATCTTGTCGGCCATTATCTTAATTTATTGAAATTCTTGGGCATCGGGCAGCCATCGGAAGAGAAGGAGGTTTTTATTAAGCCGGAAGAAGAAAAAAAAGCCTTGGATTTTTTGACGCAGAATAATTTAAATACCGATGATTTGTTAATCGGCATCAGTCCCGTCCCCGGGAACAAGATCAAACAGTGGGATTTGTCTAAGTTCGCTTCCCTCGCAGATTTATTAGCAGAAAAATTGGGATCCAAAATAATCTTTACCGGATCGGCTGACGATAGCGTCCAAATTAAAGAGGTACAGCGCATGATGCGGAACGGCAGCGTTAACGGTTCGGGTTTATTTAAACTGTATGAACTACCCGCCTTGCTGAAAATGATGAAATTGTTTATCAGCGTGGATTCCGGACCTTTATATATAGCCAACGCCCTAAAGGTGCCGGTGGTAGACATCGGGGGTTGTTATGACATACGGGAACAAACTCCTTCAGGGAGCGGATGCAGGGTTTTACAGAAAAATACTAACTCCTCTCTCGCTTATTCCACCGTCGTTTCGCCCAGTTCAGAATGCAGAAACTGGTTTAGCCGACAACTCCAGGAAATTACCACAGAAGAGGTTTTCGAAGCCGCCAAATTTTTATTAAGTTAA